A window of Enterobacter ludwigii genomic DNA:
TCTCGTTTCCCGCTCCAAAATTTGAAAGTGCTTCCACAGCACGCACCACCCAAGCGGGAATAGCTCAGTTGGTAGAGCACGACCTTGCCAAGGTCGGGGTCGCGAGTTCGAGTCTCGTTTCCCGCTCCAAATTCATCTTCATCTTTAAAATATCCACAGCGAAAAAATTCGTTGGGGACGTTTTCTGTTGTCTCTGAAATACTCTTGTGAACAGAGTTATCCACAGAAACTACGTTTAACCGGAATCGGCTAAAAACTTAGCAGGGTGAATAGTATTCGTGTAATTAGCTGTATTATATGAATAAAATTTGATTTCAAAATGTTATTGAGATCACTTGACCTCTTCTCCAGTCCCGATGCTGCTTGAGTTTGTATTTTTATACACAGGCTGTGAATATATTATGCGTCGCGCGTAAGCCCTTTCTCAATCACCCTCACCAGGCGTTGTTTCTTCGGTGATTGCACCTCTACTACGCAGGCATTTCGCTTCTCGATTTGCTGTGCAACCGCCCATTCTATGTGTTCATCGAGAAGTGGGTGCTCACCTCTGCGGCTTTCGAGCGCCTGAATATTGGCTTCATCCCAGGGCGCATTCCCCAGTGCAACGGCAACATTACGTAGCCAGCGCAGATGGCCAATGCGACGAATGGCAGACCCTTCTGTCACTTTCAGGAACCAGGCTTCGCTCCAGGCAAACAGCTCAACGAGTTGCGGTGCGTGCAGAGCTTTACGCGGACTGAAATCTTCTTCATCCGTGAGTTGTGAATAGCGGTTCCATGGGCAGATCAGCTGACAGTCATCGCAGCCGTAGATTCGGTTGCCGATAAGCGGCCGAAACTCCTCAGGGATCGCACCTTCCAGTTCGATAGTGAGGTAGGAGATGCAGCGGCGAGCATCAACAGTATAGGGTTCAACGATAGCGCCGGTGGGGCAGATGGTCATACAGGCCACGCAGCGGCCACAGCCTTCCTCTACCGGACCGTCTACCGGCAGCGGTAAATCAATCAGCAGTTCCCCGAGGAAGAAGAACGATCCGGCGTCGCGGCTAAGGATAAGTGAGTGCTTACCTGTCCAGCCAAGCCCGGCTTTTTCGGCGATCGGGCGCTCAAGAATAGGCGCAGAATCGACAAAGGGTCTAAAATTCAGCGAAACACAGTGCTGCTGAATAGTTTCCCCGAGTTTTTTTAAACGGTTACGCAGAAGCTTATGGTAATCACGTCCCAGGGCGTACCGGCTGACGTAACCCAGCGAGGGGTTTTTTAGCGTGCGCGCAAAAGCCGCGTTGGCGGGCAGGTAGTTCATGCGCACGCTGATGACACGTAATGTGCCCGGCAAAAGCTCGTGCGGACGGGCGCGCATCATGCCATGACGCGCCATCCACTCCATTTCGCCGTGGTATTGTTTGTCCAGCCAGGCCTGTAGTTTCGGCTCGCTGGCGGAGAGGTCGGTATCGGTAATGCCTACCTTCTGGAAGCCAAGCTCAGCACCCCACTGTTTAATTTTTTGCGCTAACTGATTGAGATCGAGGGGCTGTGACATGACGGACCATACAGTGAAGAAAAACCCCGCAAGTATACCACATTCCATCTGGCGTGCGGACGACCTCCGGCGCGCCGAAAAAGAGGCAGCAGACAGCCTCGGTATCACCCTATATGAACTCATGCAGCGCGCAGGCGAAGCCGCGTTCAACGTTGCCCACAATGCATATCCGCAATCCAGACACTGGCTGGTTTTGTGCGGGCACGGCAATAACGGCGGTGACGGTTATGTTGTCGCCCGTCTTGCCGTTGCTGCGGGTATCCGCGTGACGTTGCTGGCGCTGGAGAGTGATAAACCGCTGCCGGAGGAGGCCTGCGCGGCCCGAGATGCCTGGCTGAATGCCGGCGGTGTGATTCATGCTCCTGATATCCTCTGGCCGGAGGATATGGATCTGATTATTGATGGTCTGCTCGGGACCGGTCTACGCAGTGCGCCGCGTGAGAACATTACCGCGTTGATTACACATGCCAATTGCCATTCCGCGCCGGTGGTGGCGCTGGATATTCCCTCAGGCCTGATAGCACAAACTGGCGCGACGCCGGGGGCAGTAATTCAGGCGGCGCATACGGTGACATTCATCGCCCTGAAGCCGGGTTTACTGACCGGCAAAGCGCGGGATATGGTCGGCGTACTGCACCACAATGCGCTGGGTCTGGACAGCTGGTTAGCCGGTCAGGAAACGCACCTTTCGCGCATTGATGCTTCGCAGCTTGCAGAGTGGCTGCCCCCGAGACGTCCCACATCCCATAAAGGCGATCATGGCAAACTGGTGATTGTCGGGGGGGACTACGGTACGGCGGGGGCTATCCGTATGGCGGGTGAAGCGGCATTGCGAAGCGGTGCTGGTCTGGTGCGAGTCCTCACGCGCATCGAGAATATTGTGCCGATCGTTACTGCCAGACCCGAGTTGATGGTGCATGAGCTTACGCTCCCGATGCTTGAGGAAAGCCTCGAGTGGGCAGATGTGGTCGTTATCGGCCCCGGGCTTGGGCAGCAGGCGTGGGGTAAACAGGCCCTGCAAAAGGTCGAGAATTTTCGTAAACCGATGCTGTGGGATGCTGACGCGCTGAACCTTCTGGCAATCAACCCGGATAAGCGTCACAATCGCATTCTGACGCCACACCCCGGCGAAGCCGCGCGTCTGCTTAACTGCAGCGTGGCAGAAATTGAAAGCGATCGCTTACTTTCTGCTCAGTGTCTGGTAAAACGTTACGGAGGTGTTGCCGTTTTGAAAGGGGCAGGAACCGTCGTCGCCAGTGACGAGACGCTGGGCATTATTGATGCCGGAAATGCGGGCATGGCGAGTGGCGGAATGGGTGATGTGCTTTCAGGCATCATTGGCGCATTGCTTGGACAGAAACTTCCCCTTTATGATGCAGCCTGTGCGGGCTGCGTGGCTCATGGTGCAGCGGCAGATCAACTGGCTGCACGTTACGGTACACGCGGTATGCTGGCCACCGATCTTTTTTGCACGCTGCGGCGTGTTGTTAACCCGGATGTGATTGACGTAGAAAATGACTAATCGAGCGATTCCTTTACCTGATGAACAAGCCACTTTAGATCTCGGCAAGCGCGTGGCGCAGGCCTGTCAGGGGGCAACCGTCATTTATCTGTATGGTGATTTAGGTGCGGGTAAAACCACCTTCAGCCGGGGCTTTTTACAGGCGTTAGGGCATAGCGGGAATGTGAAAAGCCCAACCTACACGCTGGTAGAACCGTACACCCTTGAAAATCTCATGGTGTACCACTTCGATTTATACCGCCTTGCGGATCCTGAGGAGCTGGAATTTATGGGGATCCGTGATTATTTTGCCAATGATGCCATTTGCCTGGTGGAGTGGCCGCAACAAGGTGCGGGTGTGTTGCCTGACCCGGATGTCGAAATTCACTTAGATTACCAGGCACAAGGGCGTGAGGCACGCATCAGTGCGGTTTCCTCATCAGGGTGTTCCTTACTGGCTCGTTTAGCCGGTTAAGCTTAGGGATAACGGGATGATTAATCGCGTTAAAAGTTGGTTATTGGCTGCCACTGTGCTGCTGTGCGCGCAGGCCGGGGCGGCTAACCTCTCAGATATTCAGGTATCGAACGGTGAAAACCAGGCCCGGATCACATTCAGTTTTATGGGTGACCCTGAATACGCTTTTTCACAGCCAGACAGCCACAGCGTGGCGCTGGATATCAAACAAACCGGAGTGATTCAGGGATTACCGCTGCAGTTCAGCGGTAACAATCTGGTGAAGAGCATTCGCTCAGGCACACCACAAGATAGCCAGTCATTGCGCCTGGTGGTTGATCTCACCGAAAAGGGCAAAACGAAGGCGGTCAAGCAACAAAACGGCGCGAACTATACGGTGGTTTTTACCATCAATGCTGACGCACCTCCACCACCACCGCCTCCGCCAGTGGTGGCAAAACGCGTCGAAGAACCGGTTTACACACCGCGTCCTTCTGAACCTGCACGTAATCCGTTTAAATCGGACAGCGACCGCATTACCAGCGTCACCAGCAGTAATAGCGTTACACGCCCTGCGGCCAGCGCACGTCGTGCGGTCAGCGGTGATAAAGTGATTATCGCGATTGATGCGGGCCATGGAGGTCAGGATCCCGGCGCGATTGGTCCAGGCGGCACGCGGGAGAAAAACGTCACGATTGCGGTAGCCCGTAAGCTGCGGACGTTGTTAAACGATGATCCGATGTTCAAAGGCGTGCTGACTCGCGACGGCGACTATTTTATCTCTGTAATGGGCCGCTCAGATGTGGCGCGTAAACAAAATGCCAACTTCCTGGTCTCCATTCATGCGGATGCAGCGCCAAACCGTAGCGCGACTGGCGCATCGGTATGGGTGCTTTCGAACCGCAGGGCGAACAGCGAAATGGCAAACTGGCTGGAAGAGCACGAGAAACAGTCTGAACTGTTAGGCGGTGCGGGTGATGTGCTGGCAAACAGCCAGTCAGATCCATATCTCAGCCAGGCAGTGCTGGATTTACAGTTCGGTCATTCCCAGCGCGTAGGTTATGATGTCGCCACTAACGTATTGAATCAGTTGCAGGGCATCGGAGCATTGCATAAGCGTCGTCCGGAGCATGCGAGCCTGGGGGTTCTGCGTTCGCCGGATATTCCATCCATTCTGGTGGAGACAGGCTTTATCAGCAATAACAGTGAAGAGCGCCTGCTGGGCAGCGACAGCTACCAGCAGCAACTTGCCGAAGCCATTTATAACGGTTTGCGTAAATATTTTGAGGCGCATCCTCTGCAGTCCGCGCCACAGGGCGGGGCAGCTCAGACGGCCAGTGCCGCGCAGCCTGGCGAGATAACTGCGACCAACTAAGGAGAATTCATGCCGATTCAGGTTCTACCGCCGCAGCTTGCGAACCAAATCGCCGCCGGTGAGGTGGTAGAACGCCCTGCGTCGGTGGTGAAGGAGCTGGTGGAAAACAGCCTCGATGCGGGCGCGACCCGCATTGATATTGATATTGAACGCGGTGGCGCGAAGCTAATCCGCATTCGTGATAACGGCTGTGGTATCAAAAAAGACGAGCTGGCGTTAGCGCTGGCTCGTCACGCTACCAGTAAAATTGCTTCTCTGGATGACCTGGAAGCCATCATAAGCCTCGGTTTTCGCGGTGAAGCGCTGGCCAGTATCAGCTCGGTTTCCCGTTTGACGCTGACCTCCCGCACGGCTGACCAGGCAGAAGCCTGGCAGGCCTATGCTGAAGGGCGCGATATGGATGTGACGGTCAAACCTGCGGCGCATCCTGTCGGTACGACGCTGGAAGTCCTGGATCTGTTCTACAACACTCCCGCCCGACGCAAGTTCATGCGTACCGAAAAAACCGAGTTTGGCCATATCGACGAAATCATCCGTCGTATCGCGCTGGCCCGTTTCGATGTCACCATTAACCTCAGTCATAATGGCAAAGTGATGCGCCAGTACAGAGCGGTGGCCGAAGGGGGGCAGAAAGAGCGTCGACTGGGAACTATCTGTGGAACACCGTTTCTGGAACAGGCGCTGGCCATTGAGTGGCAGCATGGCGATCTGGCTTTACGCGGCTGGGTGGCTGACCCAAACGCCAGCAGCGCGGCGTTCGCGGAGATCCAGTATTGCTACGTGAATGGCCGCATGATGCGGGACCGTCTCATTAATCACGCCATTCGTCAGGCCTGCGAAGATAAGCTCGGAGCTGACCAGCAACCTGCTTTTGTGCTTTATCTGGAGATCGACCCGCATCAGGTCGACGTGAACGTCCATCCAGCCAAGCATGAAGTAAGGTTCCACCAGTCACGACTGGTACACGATTTTATCTATCAGGGCGTGCTGAGCGTATTGCAACAGCAGGTTGAACCGGTGTTGCCACTGGAAAATGAAGAGCCTGCCCCACGTTCGTTCCCGGAAAACCGTGTTGCTGCGGGCCGGAACCATTTTGCGGAACCCGCTGCGGTACGTGAGCCGGAAGCGCCGCGTTTCTCCTCTGCAGGGAGCGCTCCGCGCCCAACGGGAGCAAACTACCCGAACGCCCAGCCTGGCTATCAAAAGCAGCAGGGGGCGTTGTATCGCAAACTGCTGGAAACCCCAGCCGCGGAGCGTAAAGAACACATCCCGGTAGCGTCGTCTTCCCTGGACGCTCATAGCCAGAGCTTTGGCCGGGTGTTGACGATTGTCGTACCGGATATGGCACTGCTTGAGCGTGACGGCAAATTGATGCTTCTGGCTTTGCCGGTAGCCGAACGCTGGCTCAAACAGGTGCAGCTCACTCCGGGAGAAAATTTGGCCTGCGCGCAGCCGCTGCTGATCCCGGTTCGTCTGAAAATATCCGCTGAAGAAACAAGGGTATTGCAACGTGCAGAGGCCCAACTGGCGCAGATGGGCATTGAAATTGTGCTCGAACCACAACATGTGACAATTCGTGCAGTGCCTTTACCCTTACGCCAACAAAATTTACAAAACTTGATTCCTGAACTGATAGGCTACCTGGCGCAGCAAACATCGTTTGATGCCGCCAACACCGCGCAGTGGATCGCCCGTCATCTGGCAAGCGAACACACGCCGTGGAGTCTGGCGCAGGCCATTAGCGTGCTGGCAGAGGTTGAACGTCTTTGTCCGCAACTGGTGAAATCGCCGCCAGGGGGTCTATTACAACCTGTTGATTTACAAACGGCGATGAACGCCCTGAAACATGATTGACGTAAGCAAGGCGAGCCTGCCTAAGGCGATTTTTTTGATGGGCCCAACGGCCTCCGGCAAAACGGCACTTGCCATTGAGTTGCGTAAAGTTTTGCCCGTAGAGTTGATTAGCGTTGATTCCGCCCTCATCTATCGGGGGATGGACATCGGCACGGCGAAGCCTGACGCAGAAGAGTTGCGTGCGGCACCGCACCGTTTGCTGGATATTCTCGACCCTGCTCAGGCTTACTCCGCAGCGGATTTCCGCCGGGATGCCTTAGCTGAGATGGCCGAGATAACAGCGGCGGGACGTATACCGCTGTTGGTTGGCGGAACCATGCTCTATTTCAAGGCGTTGCTGGAGGGGCTATCACCTCTGCCATCAGCGGATCCTGAGGTAAGAGCGAAAATTGAGCAGCAGGCGGCAGAGCAGGGCTGGGACGTTTTGCACAAGCAACTGGCAGAGATTGATCCGGTTGCTGCAGCACGGATCCATCCAAATGATCCGCAAAGGCTTTCCCGGGCACTGGAAGTTTTTTTCATTTCGGGTAAAACTTTAACGGAACTGACGCAAACGTCAGGAGAGGCTCTGCCGTATCAGGTGCATCAGTTCGCCATCGCCCCGGCGAGCCGTGAACTGCTCCATCAGCGAATTGAGCAGCGTTTTCATCAGATGTTAGCTTCAGATTTTGAAGCAGAAGTGCGGGCGCTATTTGCCCGTGGAGATTTGCATACGGATATGCCTTCCATTCGTTGTGTGGGATACCGCCAGATGTGGTCTTATCTTGAAGGTGAGATTTCATACGATGAAATGGTTTATCGAGGTGTTTGCGCCACGAGACAGTTAGCGAAGCGCCAGATCACCTGGTTGCGCGGTTGGGAGGGGGTTCACTGGTTAGACAGTGAAAAACCGCAACAGGCGTTAAACGAAGTGATTGAGGTTGTTGGTGATATCGCTCACTGAATGTGTACAATTGAGACGTATCGTGCGCAATTTTTCAGAATCGCAAGGTTCTAAGTACAAAACAAGCATATAAGGAAAAGATAGAATGGCTAAGGGGCAATCTTTACAAGATCCGTTCCTGAACGCATTGCGTCGGGAACGTGTTCCAGTTTCTATTTATTTGGTGAATGGTATTAAGCTGCAAGGTCAGATTGAGTCTTTCGATCAGTTCGTGATCCTGTTGAAAAACACGGTCAGTCAGATGGTCTACAAGCACGCGATTTCTACTGTTGTTCCGTCTCGTCCGGTATCTCATCACAGCAATAACGCTGGCGGCGGCACTGGCAGTAACTACCATCACGGCAGCAACGCGCAGGGTTCTTCAACGCCAGCGCAGGACAGCGACGAGACCGAATAAGGTCTCTGCTGTTATCCACACGGGGAGCCAGGGATCCTGCGTTCCCCGCTGATCTTTTTAGAGAGGTTTACGCTTGTTTGACCGTTATGATGCCGGTGAGCAGGCGGTGCTGGTACACATCTATTTTTCGCAAGACAAAGATATGGAAGACCTCCAGGAGTTTGAATCTCTGGTCTCTTCCGCCGGTGTCGAAGCAATGCAGGTGATTACCGGTAGCCGTAAAGCGCCGCACCCAAAGTATTTTGTTGGTGAAGGTAAAGCAGTTGAAATTGCGGATGCCGTAAAAGCAACTGGCGCTTCAGTTGTGTTGTTTGATCATGCGCTGTCTCCGGCCCAGGAACGTAACCTGGAAGCGCTTTGCGAATGCCGTGTTATCGATCGCACGGGTTTGATTTTAGATATTTTTGCTCAACGTGCGCGTACCCATGAAGGTAAGTTGCAGGTTGAGCTGGCGCAGTTGCGCCATCTGGCAACGCGGCTTGTGCGTGGCTGGACCCACCTTGAGAGACAGAAAGGCGGGATTGGTTTACGCGGTCCGGGTGAAACCCAGCTCGAAACCGACCGTCGTTTGCTGCGTGGCCGTATTACCCAGATCCTCTCACGTCTGGAACGCGTTGAGAAACAGCGTGAGCAAGGTCGTCGTGCACGCTCAAAAGCCGACATCCCAACGGTGTCGCTGGTGGGGTATACCAACGCTGGTAAATCCACCCTGTTTAACCAGATTACTGAGGCCCAGGTTTATGCCGCAGACCAGTTGTTTGCGACCCTGGACCCAACGTTACGTCGTATTGACGTCGCCGATGTGGGTGAAACAGTGCTGGCGGATACCGTAGGGTTTATCCGTCATTTGCCTCACGACCTGGTGGCGGCGTTTAAAGCTACCCTGCAGGAGACGCGACAGGCGACCCTGCTGGTGCACGTGATTGACGCGGCGGATGTTCGTGTGCAGGAGAACATAGACGCGGTAAACGTGGTGCTCGAAGAGATCGACGCCCACGAGATCCCAACGCTGTTGGTGATGAACAAGATCGATATGCTGGAGGATTTCGAGCCGCGTATTGATCGAGATGAAGAGAACAAACCGATTCGGGTCTGGCTTTCTGCCCAGTCCGGTATTGGTGTGCCACTGCTTTTCCAGGCTTTGACAGAACGTCTTTCCGGTGAGGTAGCTCAGCACACGCTGCGATTGCCGCCACAGGAAGGCAGGCTGCGCAGCCGGTTTTATCAGCTTCAGGCGATAGAAAAAGAGTGGATGGAGGATGACGGCAGCGTGGGGATGCAGGTGCGTATGCCGATCGTTGACTGGCGTCGCCTCTGTAAACAAGAACCTGCGCTGGTCGACTATATCGTCTGATCAGAAAGGGGATGCCTGAATAATTCGCCCTTGCATAACAAATATGGAGCATATACATGGCGTGGAATCAGCCCGGTAACAACGGACAAGACCGCGACCCGTGGGGAAGCAGCAATAATCAAGGCGGCAACTCTGGGGGAAATGGCAACAAAGGTGGTCGCGAGCAGGGGCCGCCGGATCTGGATGATATCTTCCGCAAGCTGAGCAAAAAGCTTGGTGGCCTTGGCGGAGGTAAAGGTTCTGGTTCGGGTGGAAATTCTACCCAGGGGCCGCGCCCGCAAATGGGTGGCCGCGTGGTAGGCATTGTTGCCGCTGCGGCGGTGATCATCTGGGCTGCCACCGGGTTCTACACCATTAAAGAAGCGGAACGCGGTGTCGTCACCCGTTTCGGTAAGTTCAGCCATCTGGTGGAGCCAGGTCTTAACTGGAAACCGACCTTCATTGACGACGTTACCGCGGTCAACGTGGAGTCTGTTCGTGAACTGGCGGCATCTGGTGTGATGCTGACCTCTGATGAGAACGTGGTGCGCGTTGAGATGAACGTACAGTACCGCGTAACCGATCCTGAACGTTATCTGTTTAGCGTGACCAGCGCTGATGACAGCCTGCGTCAGGCAACCGACAGCGCCCTGCGTGGTGTTATCGGTAAATACACTATGGATCGCATCCTGACCGAAGGTCGTACCGTTATTCGTAGCGATACCCAGCGTGAGCTGGAAGAGACCATTCGCCCGTACAACATGGGTATTACCCTGCTGGACGTCAACTTCCAGGCCGCTCGTCCGCCGGAAGAGGTGAAAGCGGCGTTTGATGACGCGATTGCTGCCCGTGAAAACGAACAGCAGTACATCCGTGAAGCGGAAGCGTACACCAACGAAGTGCAGCCACGTGCTAACGGTCAGGCGCAGCGTATTCTTGAAGAAGCTCGCGCATATAAAACCCAGACCATCCTGGAAGCACAGGGTGAAGTGGCGCGTTTCGCGAAAATTCTGCCGGAATATAAAGCGGCTCCGGAAATTACCCGTGAACGTCTCTATATCGAGACCATGGAAAAAGTGCTGAGCCACACGCGTAAAGTGCTGGTTAACGACAACAAAGGCGGAAACCTGATGGTACTGCCACTGGACCAGATGCTGAAAGGCGGTTCGGCTCCGGCGGCGAAAGCTGACACCAGCGGTTCCAGCAGCCTGCTGCGTCTGCCGCCTGCGTCGTCCAGTAGCTCAAGCGCCACAACCACGCCTTCTTCGAACGATGGTGACATCATGGACCAACGCCGTGCTAATGCGCAGCGTAACGACTACCAGCGTCAGGGGGAATAAGGATGCGTAAGTCAGTTATTGCGATCATCATCATCGTGCTGGTCGTGCTTTACACCTCGATTTTCGTTGTGAAAGAGGGTGAACGCGGGATCAAATTCCAGTTCAGCAGCGTCGTCCGTGACAGCGACAAGCGTCCGGTGATCTATGAGCCGGGCCTGCACTTCAAAGTGCCGTTCATTCAGTCGGTGAAAACGCTTGATGCCCGTATCCAGACCATGGATAACCAGGCTGACCGTTTCGTGACCAAAGAGAAGAAAGACCTGATCGTTGACTCTTACATCAAGTGGCGTATCAGTGATTTCAGCCGTTACTTCCTGGCGACAGGCGGCGGCGACGTTTCTCAGGCAGAAGTGCTGCTGAAACGTAAGTTCTCTGACCGTCTGCGTTCTGAGATTGGACGTCTGGATGTGAAAGATATCGTGACCGATTCCCGCGGTCGTCTGACGCTGGAAGTGCGTGATGCGCTGAACTCCGGTACCGCAGGCACCGAAGACGAAGTCTCAACACCGGCAGCGGATGATGCGATTGCTAAAGCGGCGGAACGCGTTCAGGCTGAAACCAACGGCAAAGTGCCGGTGATCAACCCGAACAGTATGGCGGCCCTGGGTATTGAAGTCGTTGACGTGCGTATTAAGCAGATCAACCTTCCTGTGGAAGTGTCCGAGGCGATCTACAACCGTATGCGCGCCGAGCGTGAAGCGGTCGCCCGTCGTCACCGTTCACAGGGTCAGGAAGAGGCTGAGAAGCTGCGCGCGGCAGCGGACTACGAAGTCACCAAGACACTGGCGGAATCTGAGCGTCAGGGACGTATTCTGCGCGGTGAAGGTGATGCAGAAGCCGCGAAGCTGTTTGCAGATGCCTTCAGCCAGGATCCGGACTTCTACGCCTTTATCCGTAGCCTGCGAGCTTACGAGAATAGCTTCCAGAGCAACCAGGATGTGATGGTCCTCAGCCCGGACAGCGATTTCTTCCGTTATATGAAGACGCCAACCAACGCGACGCGATAAACTCAGGCTCGTTTGAGTATTCAAACCACCGCTCTTCACGGAGCGGTGGTTTTCTTTTATAAGGAATAAAAATGAATTCAACCATTTGGCTGGCGCTGGCGCTGGTGTTAGTTCTGGAAGGTCTTG
This region includes:
- the hflC gene encoding protease modulator HflC, with the translated sequence MRKSVIAIIIIVLVVLYTSIFVVKEGERGIKFQFSSVVRDSDKRPVIYEPGLHFKVPFIQSVKTLDARIQTMDNQADRFVTKEKKDLIVDSYIKWRISDFSRYFLATGGGDVSQAEVLLKRKFSDRLRSEIGRLDVKDIVTDSRGRLTLEVRDALNSGTAGTEDEVSTPAADDAIAKAAERVQAETNGKVPVINPNSMAALGIEVVDVRIKQINLPVEVSEAIYNRMRAEREAVARRHRSQGQEEAEKLRAAADYEVTKTLAESERQGRILRGEGDAEAAKLFADAFSQDPDFYAFIRSLRAYENSFQSNQDVMVLSPDSDFFRYMKTPTNATR